A stretch of Flavobacteriales bacterium DNA encodes these proteins:
- the yfcC gene encoding putative basic amino acid antiporter YfcC, whose amino-acid sequence MPAPASPTRKAPDALLIIAAVLALAVVCTWLVPAGSFERVEVQTEAGTRTAVVPGTYHAVDATPVPWYGFFTAPVKGFTDHQAAMIIAFVLLIGGAFAVLNATGAIDAGLYRVLRWAKEHPGRKRVVIPMLMLAFSIGGNTFGMAEEVLVFLMITIPLARSMGWDAVVGVAIPFLGSGVGFAGAAFNPFTVGIAQGLSELPLFSGWEFRMVQWAVLTMIAIVFVMRYAARIEKDPKAGLLHGRASAGADTGGLGERPLTARRITVLVLFALTIIALIIGVNKFDWYIEEIAGLFIGMGVLAAIIGGVSAEKAAKSFVAGARDMVGAALLIGLSRSVLIVMQEGQVVDTVLHGMSAAISGLPAAVSAQLMFFVQFAINFFVPSGSGQAALTMPVMTPLADLLHIPRQSAVIAFQLGDGLCNFIIPTSGVTMGILEIAGIPFNLWLKWIWKLMLWLVVAGMVFLGASVAVFAG is encoded by the coding sequence ATGCCAGCTCCTGCCAGTCCAACGCGCAAGGCGCCCGATGCGCTTCTGATCATCGCCGCTGTCCTCGCCTTGGCCGTGGTCTGCACCTGGCTGGTGCCCGCAGGCTCCTTCGAACGGGTAGAAGTGCAGACCGAAGCGGGCACCCGCACGGCCGTAGTGCCCGGCACCTACCACGCTGTGGATGCCACGCCGGTGCCCTGGTACGGCTTCTTCACCGCTCCGGTGAAAGGCTTCACGGACCATCAAGCTGCCATGATCATCGCGTTCGTGCTATTGATCGGCGGCGCCTTCGCCGTGCTGAACGCGACGGGCGCGATCGATGCAGGGCTTTACCGCGTGCTGCGATGGGCGAAGGAGCATCCGGGCCGGAAACGAGTGGTGATCCCCATGCTCATGCTGGCCTTCAGCATTGGGGGGAACACCTTCGGCATGGCCGAGGAAGTGCTGGTCTTCCTGATGATCACCATACCGTTGGCGCGCAGCATGGGCTGGGATGCCGTGGTGGGCGTGGCCATCCCCTTCCTCGGATCGGGCGTGGGCTTCGCGGGCGCGGCTTTCAATCCGTTCACGGTGGGCATCGCGCAAGGGCTGAGCGAATTGCCGCTCTTCAGCGGTTGGGAGTTCCGCATGGTGCAATGGGCCGTGCTCACAATGATCGCGATCGTGTTCGTGATGCGCTATGCAGCCAGGATCGAGAAGGACCCGAAGGCCGGACTGCTGCACGGCCGGGCCAGCGCGGGTGCAGATACCGGCGGCTTGGGCGAGCGGCCCTTGACTGCACGGCGCATCACGGTGCTGGTGCTCTTCGCGCTCACCATTATAGCGCTCATCATCGGGGTGAACAAGTTCGACTGGTACATCGAGGAGATCGCAGGCCTCTTCATCGGCATGGGGGTGCTGGCGGCGATCATCGGAGGTGTGAGCGCCGAGAAGGCGGCCAAGAGCTTCGTGGCGGGCGCGCGCGACATGGTGGGCGCGGCCTTGCTCATCGGCCTGAGCCGCAGCGTGCTGATCGTGATGCAAGAGGGCCAGGTGGTTGATACAGTGCTCCACGGCATGAGCGCCGCCATCAGCGGTCTGCCGGCCGCGGTCTCGGCCCAGCTCATGTTCTTCGTGCAGTTCGCGATCAACTTCTTCGTGCCCAGCGGCAGCGGACAGGCCGCGCTCACCATGCCGGTGATGACCCCTTTGGCCGACCTGCTGCACATACCCCGGCAAAGCGCTGTGATCGCCTTCCAGCTCGGCGATGGCCTGTGCAACTTCATCATCCCAACCAGCGGCGTCACCATGGGCATCCTCGAGATCGCCGGCATCCCTTTCAACCTGTGGCTGAAATGGATCTGGAAGCTCATGCTGTGGCTGGTCGTGGCCGGCATGGTGTTCCTCGGTGCCAGCGTGGCGGTGTTCGCTGGATAG
- a CDS encoding acyltransferase, with protein MQSRVFGLDLMRAAAILLVVFWHSADVLRAAVPGIALPPHVDGVDLFFVLSGYLIGGILLRNAAMDGAPWHLRLLDFWQRRWLRTLPNYYLFLAVNIALVLAGFSGGIINHNTWIYAVFLQNLYKPVDLFFWESWSLVVEEWFYLLFPVLLFSAIALTGIAARRAYLLLALLFVVAPMLVRFELAPEAPTLWHMEQGLRKLAITRLDAIGWGILAAWLHQRFPSMWKHVRWPLGIVGMAGMLGCAVAYGADRLPFSSTHYFTLNALSMALLLPVLSTWTRTPRWGGAIVFISLVSYALYLVHQPMRYVFNRWFAVEHEAGLLLPLLLYWIACIALSWLVYRFWERRFMALRDGISLRLGAAG; from the coding sequence ATGCAATCCCGCGTCTTCGGCCTCGATCTCATGCGCGCCGCGGCCATCCTGCTGGTGGTGTTCTGGCACAGCGCCGATGTGCTGCGGGCGGCCGTTCCAGGCATTGCGCTGCCGCCTCACGTCGATGGGGTGGACCTTTTCTTCGTGCTCAGCGGTTACCTGATCGGCGGCATCCTGCTGCGCAACGCGGCCATGGATGGGGCGCCGTGGCACCTCCGCCTGCTCGACTTCTGGCAGCGCCGATGGCTGCGCACGTTGCCCAACTACTACCTCTTCCTGGCGGTGAACATCGCGTTGGTCCTCGCTGGCTTCTCTGGCGGCATCATCAATCACAATACGTGGATCTACGCGGTCTTCCTGCAGAACCTCTATAAGCCGGTGGACCTCTTCTTCTGGGAGTCGTGGTCGCTGGTGGTGGAGGAGTGGTTCTACCTGCTCTTCCCGGTCCTGCTCTTCAGCGCGATCGCGCTCACGGGCATTGCGGCACGGCGCGCTTACCTGCTGCTGGCGCTGCTTTTCGTCGTCGCGCCGATGCTCGTGCGCTTCGAATTGGCGCCCGAAGCACCCACGCTTTGGCACATGGAGCAGGGCTTGCGCAAGCTGGCGATCACGAGGCTCGATGCCATCGGCTGGGGCATCCTCGCCGCGTGGCTGCATCAGCGCTTCCCGTCCATGTGGAAGCATGTGCGTTGGCCGCTGGGGATCGTTGGCATGGCGGGCATGCTCGGGTGCGCGGTGGCTTATGGCGCGGATCGGCTCCCCTTCAGCAGCACGCATTACTTCACGTTGAATGCGCTATCCATGGCGCTGCTGCTGCCCGTGCTCTCCACATGGACACGCACGCCGCGCTGGGGCGGTGCCATCGTCTTCATCAGCCTCGTGAGCTATGCGCTCTACCTCGTGCATCAGCCCATGCGCTATGTCTTCAACCGCTGGTTCGCGGTGGAGCACGAAGCAGGTCTCTTGCTTCCGTTGCTGCTGTACTGGATCGCCTGCATCGCATTGAGCTGGCTCGTGTACCGCTTCTGGGAGCGCCGGTTCATGGCGCTTCGCGATGGGATCAGCTTGAGGTTGGGTGCTGCAGGTTGA
- the hflX gene encoding GTPase HflX has translation MIESLEIAGKAEKAVLVGLITDAQSPEQVKEYLDELEFLATTASITTLKRFTQRLHTPDGRSYIGSGKLTEVKEWMETNGADCVIFDDELTPAQQRNLEKAIARPVLDRPRLILDIFARRARSAHAKKQVELAQYEYMLPRLTKLWTHLERQRGGTGTRGGAGEKEIETDRRLIRDRIALLKGQLKDIDKQMATQRGNRGKLVRVAVVGYTNVGKSTLMTVLSKSEVFAENKLFATLDTTVRKVVLGNLPFLLSDTVGFIRKLPHQLIESFKSTLDETREADLLLHVVDISHHNFEEQYETVKQTLNEIGAGDKPVIVIFNKIDAYRPAPHDPDDLAPKRVEQFTLEELKATWIARMTHEECIFISAADRTNIDGLRKLLYERVKALHIARYPYESDLLFKDEYLEG, from the coding sequence ATGATCGAATCGCTCGAGATCGCTGGCAAGGCCGAGAAGGCGGTGCTCGTGGGGCTGATCACCGACGCGCAATCGCCCGAGCAGGTGAAGGAGTACCTCGACGAGCTCGAGTTCCTGGCCACCACCGCGAGCATCACCACGCTGAAGCGCTTCACCCAGCGCCTGCACACGCCCGATGGCCGCTCGTACATCGGCAGCGGCAAGCTCACGGAGGTGAAGGAATGGATGGAGACCAACGGCGCGGACTGCGTGATCTTCGACGACGAGCTCACGCCCGCGCAGCAGCGCAACCTGGAGAAGGCCATCGCGAGGCCGGTGCTCGACCGGCCGCGCTTGATCCTCGACATCTTCGCCCGTAGGGCCCGCAGCGCGCATGCCAAGAAGCAGGTGGAGCTGGCGCAGTACGAGTACATGCTGCCGCGCCTCACCAAATTATGGACGCACCTCGAGCGCCAGCGCGGCGGCACCGGCACCCGCGGCGGCGCGGGCGAAAAGGAGATCGAGACCGACCGGCGCCTGATCCGCGACCGCATCGCGCTGCTCAAAGGCCAGCTCAAGGACATCGACAAGCAGATGGCCACTCAGCGCGGCAACCGCGGCAAGCTGGTGCGCGTGGCGGTGGTAGGCTACACCAACGTGGGCAAGAGCACCTTGATGACCGTGCTGAGCAAGAGCGAAGTCTTCGCCGAGAACAAGCTCTTCGCCACCCTCGATACCACCGTGCGCAAGGTGGTGCTCGGCAACCTGCCTTTCCTGCTCAGCGATACCGTGGGCTTCATCCGCAAGCTGCCGCACCAACTCATCGAGAGCTTCAAGAGCACGCTGGATGAGACCCGCGAGGCCGACCTGCTGCTGCACGTGGTGGACATCAGCCACCACAACTTCGAGGAACAGTACGAGACCGTGAAGCAGACGCTTAACGAGATCGGCGCTGGAGACAAACCTGTGATCGTGATCTTCAACAAGATCGACGCGTACCGGCCTGCGCCCCACGACCCGGACGACCTCGCCCCGAAACGCGTGGAGCAATTCACGCTGGAAGAGCTCAAAGCCACGTGGATCGCGCGCATGACGCATGAAGAGTGCATCTTCATCAGCGCAGCCGACCGCACCAACATCGATGGTCTGCGCAAGCTCCTGTACGAGCGCGTGAAGGCGCTGCACATCGCGCGCTATCCCTACGAAAGCGACCTGCTCTTCAAGGACGAGTACTTGGAGGGTTGA
- a CDS encoding c-type cytochrome gives MIRAASVISPLVLLAIACGNAMAPSPATADGAPKGAQVYKMHCELCHGANGKLGFNEAKDLTASVLSRAEMIAQVSNGKGKMMPYKNVLTAKEIEAVVDYTRTLGKAR, from the coding sequence ATGATCCGCGCAGCATCCGTCATCTCGCCGTTGGTGCTGCTCGCGATTGCCTGCGGCAATGCGATGGCCCCTTCGCCCGCCACTGCCGATGGGGCGCCCAAAGGCGCGCAGGTCTATAAGATGCACTGCGAGCTCTGCCACGGCGCCAATGGGAAATTGGGCTTCAACGAGGCCAAGGACCTGACCGCATCGGTGCTGAGCCGAGCTGAGATGATCGCACAGGTCTCCAACGGCAAAGGGAAGATGATGCCCTACAAGAACGTGCTCACGGCCAAGGAGATCGAAGCGGTGGTGGACTACACGCGCACGCTGGGAAAGGCGAGATGA
- the katG gene encoding catalase/peroxidase HPI gives MAHEHHHSAPLEGVTPKSEGKCPVMHGAQRLPVAGRGTRNKDWWPEQLDLGILHQHQSVSNPLDPDFNYHEAFSKLDLKAVKADLTKVMTDSQEWWPADWGHYGGLMIRMAWHAAGTYRTADGRGGAGNGNQRFAPLNSWPDNGNLDKARRLLWPVKQKYGNSLSWADLYILAGNVALESMGFKTFGFGGGREDIWAPEEDIYWGSEGEWLATSDKPNSRYSGNRDLEAPLAAVQMGLIYVNPQGPDGNPDPVASGKDVRETFKRMAMNDEETVALTAGGHTFGKMHGAAPDSNVGPAPEGAPIEAQGFGWANRFGSGKGKDTITSGLEGAWKPNPTKWDNGYFDMLFGYEWELVKSPAGGWQWLAKDVKPEHMIPDAHDPNVKHRPAMTTADLSLRFDSIYEPISRRFHKDPQAFADAFARAWFKLTHRDMGPKSLYLGSEVPKEDLIWQDPVPAGTKLADADVTALKSKILASGLSVSELVATAWASASTFRGSDKRGGANGARVRLAPQKFWEVNDPAQLGKVLGTLEKIQAEFKASGKQASIADLIVLGGSAAVEKAAKDAGFNVAVPFTSGRGDASQEQTDVESFAVMEPQADGFRNYQKKLYSIPAEEMLVDRAQLLTLSAPEMTVLVGGLRVLGANTGGSKHGVFTSKPGQLTNDFFTNLLDMGTAWTALSNGHTGTYEGRDRKSGELKWTGTRVDLVFGSNSQLRAIAEVYAQNDSKEKFVKDFVKAWAKVMELDRFDLKK, from the coding sequence ATGGCACACGAACATCACCACAGCGCCCCGCTCGAGGGCGTCACCCCCAAGTCCGAAGGCAAATGCCCCGTGATGCACGGCGCTCAACGCCTGCCGGTGGCCGGCCGCGGCACCCGCAACAAGGATTGGTGGCCCGAGCAGCTCGACTTGGGCATCCTGCACCAGCATCAATCGGTGAGCAACCCGCTTGACCCCGACTTCAACTACCACGAGGCCTTCTCCAAGCTCGATCTGAAAGCGGTGAAAGCCGACCTCACCAAGGTGATGACCGACTCGCAGGAGTGGTGGCCGGCGGACTGGGGTCATTACGGAGGCCTTATGATCCGCATGGCCTGGCATGCGGCGGGCACTTATCGCACGGCCGATGGCCGCGGCGGTGCCGGCAATGGCAACCAGCGCTTCGCCCCGCTGAACAGCTGGCCCGACAACGGCAACCTCGACAAGGCGCGCCGCCTGCTATGGCCCGTGAAGCAGAAGTACGGCAACAGCCTCAGCTGGGCCGATCTGTACATCCTCGCGGGCAACGTGGCCCTCGAATCGATGGGCTTCAAGACCTTCGGCTTCGGCGGTGGCCGCGAGGACATCTGGGCACCTGAGGAGGACATCTACTGGGGTAGCGAGGGCGAGTGGCTCGCCACCAGCGACAAGCCCAACAGCCGTTACAGCGGCAACCGCGACCTGGAAGCGCCGCTCGCTGCCGTGCAGATGGGCCTCATCTATGTGAACCCGCAAGGCCCTGATGGCAACCCTGATCCGGTAGCCAGCGGCAAGGATGTGCGCGAGACCTTCAAGCGCATGGCCATGAACGACGAGGAGACCGTGGCCCTCACTGCCGGTGGCCACACCTTCGGCAAGATGCACGGCGCCGCGCCCGATTCGAACGTGGGCCCTGCACCCGAAGGCGCGCCGATCGAGGCACAAGGCTTCGGCTGGGCGAACAGATTCGGCAGCGGCAAGGGCAAGGACACCATCACAAGCGGCTTGGAAGGTGCGTGGAAGCCGAACCCGACGAAGTGGGACAACGGCTACTTCGACATGCTCTTCGGCTACGAGTGGGAATTGGTGAAGAGCCCCGCCGGCGGCTGGCAATGGCTGGCCAAGGATGTGAAGCCCGAGCACATGATCCCCGATGCGCACGACCCCAACGTGAAGCACCGCCCCGCGATGACCACTGCGGACCTCTCACTGCGCTTCGATTCCATCTACGAGCCGATCAGCCGCCGTTTCCACAAGGACCCGCAGGCCTTCGCCGATGCCTTCGCCCGCGCCTGGTTCAAGCTCACGCACCGTGACATGGGCCCCAAGAGCCTCTATCTCGGATCGGAAGTGCCGAAGGAGGACCTGATCTGGCAAGACCCTGTTCCCGCCGGCACCAAGCTCGCGGATGCCGACGTGACCGCATTGAAGAGCAAGATCCTCGCGAGCGGCCTCAGCGTGAGCGAGCTCGTCGCCACCGCCTGGGCCAGCGCCAGCACCTTCCGCGGCAGCGACAAGCGCGGCGGTGCCAATGGTGCGCGCGTGCGCCTCGCTCCGCAGAAGTTCTGGGAGGTGAACGACCCTGCGCAGCTGGGTAAGGTGCTCGGCACGCTGGAGAAGATCCAGGCCGAGTTCAAGGCTAGCGGCAAGCAGGCGTCCATCGCCGATCTGATCGTGCTGGGCGGTAGCGCCGCCGTCGAGAAGGCTGCCAAGGATGCGGGCTTCAACGTGGCCGTGCCCTTCACCAGCGGCCGTGGCGATGCCAGCCAAGAGCAGACCGATGTGGAGAGCTTCGCCGTGATGGAGCCCCAGGCCGATGGCTTCCGCAACTACCAGAAGAAGCTCTACAGCATCCCCGCCGAAGAGATGCTCGTGGACCGCGCGCAGCTGCTCACCTTGAGTGCGCCGGAGATGACGGTGCTCGTGGGCGGCCTACGCGTGCTCGGCGCCAACACGGGCGGCAGCAAGCACGGCGTGTTCACCAGCAAGCCCGGCCAGCTCACCAACGACTTCTTCACCAACCTGCTCGACATGGGCACCGCATGGACCGCCCTCAGCAACGGCCACACCGGCACCTACGAGGGTCGCGACCGCAAGAGCGGCGAGCTGAAGTGGACCGGTACCCGCGTGGACCTGGTCTTCGGCAGCAACTCGCAGCTGCGCGCCATCGCCGAGGTCTACGCCCAGAACGACAGCAAGGAGAAGTTCGTGAAGGACTTCGTGAAGGCCTGGGCAAAGGTGATGGAGCTTGATCGCTTCGACCTGAAGAAGTAG